Proteins from a genomic interval of Amphiura filiformis chromosome 9, Afil_fr2py, whole genome shotgun sequence:
- the LOC140160333 gene encoding GTPase IMAP family member 4-like isoform X1, translating into MTAAGKSSLCNSILGVEEKLTAPFVSKASPAQVTTKLESKDAKVLDYRVSIVDTPGLFDTINCIAERDVLKRSISLISPGPHAILLTIKVGRFTEEVIRGIGQMRKSFGRESTRFLIVVFTHVDYLFDDDDDDSEDEEGNRHSIDERRARKLQQYVDRISGPCRNLLEDCSMRYVGVNSKFKSTSEENRQQVHQLLSMIETDGECYTLELLEKDIKGEVVVENEGYTAKSGPPPTNIKLWFAVVVAVVVVLALGLGLGLGLG; encoded by the exons ATGACTGCAGCAGGCAAAAGCTCTCTCTGCAACAGTATATTAGGTGTTGAAGAAAAACTGACAGCTCCGTTTGTGAGTAAAGCTAGCCCAGCCCAGGTGACTACCAAGTTGGAAAGCAAAGATGCGAAAGTTCTTGACTATCGTGTTTCGATCGTGGATACACCAGGCTTATTCGACACGATAAACTGCATCGCTGAAAGAGATGTTTTAAAGCGAAGCATTTCGTTGATTTCACCAGGCCCCCATGCAATACTACTTACCATTAAGGTGGGTCGATTTACAGAGGAAGTGATTCGTGGAATTGGGCAGATGAGAAAGAGTTTCGGAAGAGAAAGTACCAGGTTTTTGATCGTGGTTTTTACGCATGTTGATTATCTAtttgacgacgatgacgacgacagTGAAGACGAAGAGGGAAATCGGCATTCCATAGATGAGAGGAGAGCTCGTAAGCTGCAGCAATATGTGGACAGAATCAGCGGTCCGTGTCGTAATCTTTTGGAAGATTGCAGCATGCGATATGTTGGAGTGAACAGCAAGTTTAAATCCACTTCTGAGGAAAATCGTCAACAAGTGCATCAACTTCTCTCCATGATAGAAACAGATGGAGAATGCTACACACTCGAGCTTTTGGAAAAAGATATTAAAGGCGAAGTGGTAGTAGAGAATGAAG GGTACACTGCAAAATCTGGCCCGCCCCCGACAAATATCAAGCTATGGTTCGCGGTAGTGGTAGCGGTAGTGGTAGTTTTAgcgttaggtttaggattagggctagGGCTAGGGTGA
- the LOC140160333 gene encoding GTPase IMAP family member 4-like isoform X2 yields MTAAGKSSLCNSILGVEEKLTAPFVSKASPAQVTTKLESKDAKVLDYRVSIVDTPGLFDTINCIAERDVLKRSISLISPGPHAILLTIKVGRFTEEVIRGIGQMRKSFGRESTRFLIVVFTHVDYLFDDDDDDSEDEEGNRHSIDERRARKLQQYVDRISGPCRNLLEDCSMRYVGVNSKFKSTSEENRQQVHQLLSMIETDGECYTLELLEKDIKGEVVVENEGYMWWWAYVTPIIRLPVEACINWWFRESPDTV; encoded by the exons ATGACTGCAGCAGGCAAAAGCTCTCTCTGCAACAGTATATTAGGTGTTGAAGAAAAACTGACAGCTCCGTTTGTGAGTAAAGCTAGCCCAGCCCAGGTGACTACCAAGTTGGAAAGCAAAGATGCGAAAGTTCTTGACTATCGTGTTTCGATCGTGGATACACCAGGCTTATTCGACACGATAAACTGCATCGCTGAAAGAGATGTTTTAAAGCGAAGCATTTCGTTGATTTCACCAGGCCCCCATGCAATACTACTTACCATTAAGGTGGGTCGATTTACAGAGGAAGTGATTCGTGGAATTGGGCAGATGAGAAAGAGTTTCGGAAGAGAAAGTACCAGGTTTTTGATCGTGGTTTTTACGCATGTTGATTATCTAtttgacgacgatgacgacgacagTGAAGACGAAGAGGGAAATCGGCATTCCATAGATGAGAGGAGAGCTCGTAAGCTGCAGCAATATGTGGACAGAATCAGCGGTCCGTGTCGTAATCTTTTGGAAGATTGCAGCATGCGATATGTTGGAGTGAACAGCAAGTTTAAATCCACTTCTGAGGAAAATCGTCAACAAGTGCATCAACTTCTCTCCATGATAGAAACAGATGGAGAATGCTACACACTCGAGCTTTTGGAAAAAGATATTAAAGGCGAAGTGGTAGTAGAGAATGAAG GATACATGTGGTGGTGGGCATACGTTACCCCGATAATACGTTTGCCGGTTGAGGCATGTATCAACTGGTGGTTCCGGGAAAGTCCGGATACAGTCTAA